From the genome of Rana temporaria chromosome 8, aRanTem1.1, whole genome shotgun sequence:
TCTCTCCTACACTTATTTAGGGAGGCTTATGCAACCTTCCCCTTTGCCCCTATTGGGGACTTCCCCCACTGTACAAACAATGTAGGTAGGAAAACTTACAGATCACCCCCACATAGTGGATTGCCCAGTTACGTTAATACAATAATGAATGGGGGAACTCCCCCCGTgggaaaatgacgttttttccccCACAGGGCTAGTCCACTATGTCTATAGGGAATACACCACAAACTTAATATGCCTCCTGGGCATATAATTATTTACAGTACTAGATATTCATGGAACTGGGGACATTATCATTTTTCACTCTGACTCTCGTTACACAATTTAATTGTAATTACCCCCTACACGCTCTGTAATCGGATAACATTCCCGCACCATTTTTTGAAACCCCTAAGATTAGGGATAACACACTACCAACACGTTTATTTATCTCTCTATTTTAACCAATTTTTGTGTATATGCATATATTTATTTGCACTTGAATGAAGTTTGCCACTTAGGATACATATTTGTTACATTGTGGCAGTATCAATCCATTAGGTGCTAAGATAATGTGGTTTGCTATACTAATATAAATCCCAAAAGGGAGAGCAATTTTTATCTTTGGTGCCGGCTGTGTCAATCCCCTCATTACAATTGGATCTAACCAAGGGTTAATGGATGGGAGGCTTACGGGCTGTAAGTAATTGTATAGCCAAAATCAAACATCCTCATTGCAGACGGGACACATCCAACGCCGTGTATAAAAATCAACAGCGTACGTCTGTTGCTTGAATCGCCTTTGATAACGtcatatgacgaaacgcgtcaggtgacccagACGCACACACGTACGCATGCCCTCCCAGCTGACTGTAGCGTTATCCTCCGAGCCGCGATCTGCCTGAACGGAAAGCCACGAACGCCCTTTGCTGATGTACGGCGGTCATCGTGAGACACAGGCATCGCTTACCAGCTCGTGAGCATAAGTGGATAACAGGGCTAATTGTACCTTTGtggcccatttttatttttattttcatttttgtaacTTTGTTCTTTGAACGctccttttttcactttttcattttaaatttatttatttttatttggatacgtttttttaaactatgtccTGCTGATATCTTTATCTATCCCATGAGTGTTTGGGATTGGTGGTTGGATTGTCAAACTACCTTTAAACAgcagagagatatatagatatatatttttaaataaagacggtGGTCTTTTCTCTTGCAAAACACAGTGTCACACTATGtggattcctttttttcttttttgattgctATCCTCTggacacctggaagctgattggattttctcccccccccccccccccccctggagaggTGAGAAGGAAATTTCCTGCGTTTTAGAAATAACAACCAGCGCAACAACAAACAacgaggtaccaccaccattgccttttgcccttaggggtgccaacatctggtgagtggggacccagcagggggagcacaaaagtcacgcTAAAATTCATCAAGAAGAAAATCACATGAAGTcactattttgtttttccttctatATGCACTCTGTCATCAGTGATACATTGTTTCCATATTGAACTTTTGATTGGTCCCTGAGACCTTGGCTAACCAAGAGAACTTGTAGCAATTACCCAGTGAGGGTTCCCAGTTCATTATTTTTATATGGTTTAGCCCGGACGTTTTACTCCACTTTTTATATGATCATTTGTTTATTGATGCTGTTTTTTCCATCAATTTTGGATCTTCACTACATATtagcacatatatattttttatatatatatatattttttctcagaacCCTACTTAGGGAcggcacatatatatattaatcaTTTGTTGTTTTGCACATAGTTTGGTTCATTACCTGACGACGTCGGTTGTTGGTCATAATTATTTCtgctatttctttttatttattttttcttaacacATACACTTTTTCAACACGCTCTTTGCCAGAGCAGATTGACACGAAAGTCCTTAAGCACACGGTATCCTTctggcctgcacagtgtcctggacTATGCACTActaatttaatatttttgttatttttgtataACACTCATTTATTTAGTCAATTAAGGGTTTAGACCTGGAATATCACTCAATGCACAGTGTCCTGGGAGACACTTAAccatttatttcttttattattatattaattgtGGAGTCCTACAATATCTTGGATTTGTGCACCCATTGCACACATTATTATTTTGGGGTTACACATCGGAATCACCTGAAAAATTTTTCAATATAATTTGAAGTAACTATTTGAACCAGATAAAGTACATAGGACATTATTAGATCAGAAATCTGATCTACCGGCTGCCCTCCTACCCTCTGGATATATATACATTATTCTCACTGGAAGAACCAACAGACCATTGGGTCACCAGTGTTGATTACAAGCATTAATAGGGGGTAGCACCTGGACGTTTGAATACAATAACGTGCAGGGCTAGGAGACCCATCcccattggtctctcctagtaaTTGAAGCTCCCCCACAAATATTTTACAACACATAGGACATCTTGTGGACACTTAACAACAAGCATAAGCAGCGCCACCATCCCCTAATCCAACTTTGGACTTTATTGCTTGTTCTAATCAAAACTTAGGACTTTGATTATCAAAATCAAATCTTCACTTAATCATTTAATTAAGCGCAACtacattctttttcttttcacttgTACTTTTGTGTGTATACCACTTTTTAGTTGCAGCTCACTTGTAATTGTTTGTATTTAGCGCGGTAATACTTTTTTGTCTATAATTTAAtaattagttattattagttagttattatttcgaatttttggattttcctttcttattttcgaatttttggatttttgaattaggagttttagaatttccgaaagcGAAAACAAACACGTTTTTCTGCAGCGCACATGTCTAATGCCCCTCTGTTAACAgaggaagaggagattaaggggcaatatgatcaacatgtataaacaaacagtggcggctggtgctcaaaattttagggggggcgcaaaggaaaaaaaaattgcagtctcactgtgcccaaacgcagccactgttacatgccatcaaatgcagccactgtgccatcaattcgcaccactgtgccatgctatcaaatgcagtcactgtgccatcaattcgcaccactgtgccatcaattcgcaccactgtgccatgccattaaacgcagtcactgtgccatgcattcgcaccactgtgccatcaattcgcaccactgtgccatgccattaaacgcagtcactgtgccatccattgtcaccactgtgccatgccattaaacgcagccactgtgccatacattgtcaccactgtgccatgccattaaacgcagccactgtgccatccattgtcaccactgtgccatgccattaaacgcagccactgtgccatccattgtcaccactgtgccatccattgtcaccactgtgccatacattgtcaccactgtgccatgccattaaacgcagccactgtgccatacattgtcaccactgtgccatgccattaaacgcagcccctgtgccatacattgtcaccactgtgccatgccattaaacgcagcccctgtgccatacattgtcaccactgtgccatgccattaaatgcagcccctgtgccatacattgtcaccactgtgccatccattgtcaccactgtgccatgccattaaacgcagccactgtgccatccattgtcaccactgtgccatgccattaaacgcagccactgtgccctttaatggtcgccgctgtgccaattgtccccactgtgccctgtaaattgtgtTCTtcacccccccgcccggcacttacctttactggagtcaggcatccacgtcccacgatgtcttctcccgcactcgatgactgacaggcgtctcagccaatcaggttacaggtagccagaaccggccaacgtgattggctgagacgcctgtcatcttattcaaggggcgtacagtctgtgcgctccgagaataagcttccgggacccgagggctgtattgggaaagcctatcagagccgttggctttgatagacattcccgtacagccaaccagctggcgttattcagatggccggacattgagcgccggccatctgaatagaacagcggcagcggcgaaaataacagattcgtgcaatgcatgaatctatgttatttcactcagtggcggtgagagccagagggggcggcgctccagcgccctctatggacgaaccgccactgtaaACAAATAactggtcgtttttctgaaggaatgttggctcaaacttgtcttacatacacacggtcacacaaatgttggaaattccgaacgtcaagagtgcggtgacatacaacacgtacgacaagccaagaaaaatgaagttcgataGGCAGTGCAGTTCTTCTgcttgatttcgagcatgcgtggatttttgtgcgtctgAATTGGCTACACttgatcgtaatttccgacaagaacttttgttggaaaaattgagaaccagctctcaaacatttgttgccggaaattccaacagcaaatgtccgatggagcatacacacggtctgattttacgacaacaagctcacatcgaacattttttgtcggaaattccgaccctgtgtacgcggcattattcactttaaggtcaacaCTTTTACGTCTGGAGTAAAAGAGATTtaacctccaaatatggaaaggcacAATATGAGCTATGAAAATGTGGAAGAGGcaccctcaagagctggttctggccagctcagtagattgttttgaaACAGGCCTTAAATccttcctaaatgcacaaaaaaatactaataaggtaaagttgatccagggaatatctcatggcctcttgggggatcaggaaggatcaaGAACGAGCATTAGATCATACTTTATTTGGTGTTTGTTGCCTTCTTCTGGGTCAACTGTGGGTAAaggattgtgggccagattcacaaccagcggcgcaaattaagttactcaaatcgtatgtcatttaagttacggcgccttaatttttttcgtaagtgccgtatccacagcgcatttgcggcccaaattgcgcaagcgtaacttaaatcccgaggcgtaaggcagggTTATTACAAGTggaaaggaagtgggcgtgctccattgtaatgagccgtgaccccatgcaaatgaagggccgcccgtactgcgcatgcacgcacgaatcagcacctcactgggcatgtgcagaacttggctcggcgcaatcagtgagataggaaaaaggccaagtgtacttagtttgagaatcgccctgtgtataaaaagccccagacaaacacacttcccttgcaaaagtacatccctgtgttccccttcctagagcaggttgcttctgctctgtcatctgttggtgtgtgttggtgagtttcgtgttagttaaaagatttggaggagtagtagagtgtagtagttgtgtggtttttctgattgtatttactgtttgttttttgctgattgttttttttgtgagttttttttctgtttgttttttgggagtttgtttttgaatttctattagctgtctgcttgtgtggtttgatttttgtgtttgtttgttgtgtgagtatttttgtttgtttgttgtgtgagtatttttgtttgattgttctgtgagtatttttgtttgtttgttgtgtgagtatttttgtttgtttgttgtgtttgttttttcttgttgctgagtggtgggtaTTATGGCAccaaagcgcaggaagctaaatttttcgaGCATCGAGAAGCTGATTCTTGCTCGGGGAATCgcccaatatgggcgttatttacatggccctgagagccggaacacccccccggccaggaggaaggcgatcatccaaaaaaatcacggatcagatcaatgcggcagcggggggggggggagacgaggacccccgctggcatacaaaagaagatcaacgatcttaagagcctggtccgtgacaagatggccaagatcaatgcccatgccaggggcactggaggaggcgcaccctgccccgtcaggctgagtgaggaggaatgggcagtggccggtgtttccacccacagcaggtggtgggcctgcctggctatcaatctgattctcctgtgaggacaggtaagttttgggtttttctatctggtgattagcatgtgtgggtgggggaagggaagatgtgccacgtGTGTGGATCCTACAACCTGTGagtgttttgtgtcctccacagatggccaggaggttgctggcccatcaggccaggaggttgctggcccatcaggccaggctgctgcaccatccccaggacaagaggctgctgaggagtcccaagaagggcaggagtccccagggcaggggagtggccacacctcccctcatgaggaggttgagggggaggaggatgagggggtggaggctgaagatatggacattgccaggcaagtccttttggcatctgatttgttgacccttgaggctacccctgaggctggcagcagtcaggccaccatcaggggtagcccctcccactcctccccaacaggcctcagcccacaagggtctctctctcccctcctcccaggccacaagcctcaggggcaggcatgatggcgacccatgagaccaggggggtggccgagcgtctgccgggcaatctgcagagggacaatgcccggcagacccgcaatctggctcagatcaaagtgactctgagccagatggaggcCAGCCTGGGgacaattaaggagtcactcactgatgtggccacaaactccttgttaattttgcagggtacttttgatttttgatttttattattttttttggtatactgtacttatgatttgttttatgtgtgtgaatgatgtatgaatgtgggggtgggcattcctgattaaataagggtgtcactctCAGTTTTGGtgaagtagggatccccaggaccagggagaagtgtttCCAGGTccatgaatggtgtatgaatgcacagtgacataattggagccatggcggggcgttactgctcccaagtaccattaggggggtacttggatctaatccaattagatgtgcatgtgatgtgtctgtgctagggaccacagtggtgtgcattcatgcattctcattgtgccataattaatgtgtgtgtttactgtgtaaagatgcattctgcgaggcgtctcctgactgctgttccctcagaagagggggtaccctcggtaactaaagtcactagtctagctatgcgaatggatgcccctggcatgttggcatacagattgttgtcctgcaagtgtgtgtgctcagctcttccttaatggtgttgctttagctgacatatacacggcaggtgtaaaattagggcaccttttataaagtgtaattttacaccatgaaactaacagaagcgcacagggagtaatctacgccgcacacacttaattttgtggattgccttatctccctcatttgcatctttgcctatcaaaacagcggcgtgtctagcgtattttgcgctcgaagaagcgccggtgtaatttttttaggtaggacgaaaaaaactggttttcaggcgtaactcgttttgaggatcaggcgcaaaaatacgcgtggcgcaaatttcaattacgccgtgcatctcgagttaagtcggcgcatctgctttgtgaatctggccctgtgtacaTGGAGGTTTTTCGATTTGATTTGTGTGTGTTATTTTCTCTGTGGGTAGaactgtgtcttttttcaaccagactaactatgtaacagttTGGCCACTTTTTGCCACAGGGTGCTTAGTAATCCATAGATCACTATCTCCCTGAAGTGTCCTCCCAAGCTCTAAATTTGGAAGGTAGGTTGGTACTCTTAAGAACATACCTCAAGAAAGTCAAAATTTTCTGCAGGGGGTTCTTCTGCCTGTGTCTCTTCTGGTTCTTCAGCATTTATCTCTTTCACTGCTTCTGACGCATAGTTGACTGTCTGTAATTCACCATGTTCGGCATGTCCATTCAGGATTTGGTAAGTAATTTGACCATCTTGATCTTGTGTCTTTTCTGGCATGGATCCATCTGATTCGACGGTTGTAATAGTTGGTAACTTTTGTCGAGACCTTTCTGATAAGCCATCTACATGCTGAGCCTCTTCTGATTTAGCATGCCATTGCTGTGTCTCTTCTTTATGTATACCTAGCCGTTTCTGTTCTTCTGACAGTGGGTATTTATGGAATTGCTCCCCTGTTTTTTCACTAGCATGCATTTCATCAGTTGAAGTATCACTATATTTTGGTTCTTCCATGTAACTTTCTCTCAGCTGCTGCTCTAAGTATTCACTAGGTCTTAAATCTTTTTCAGAAGACTTAACAAGTACTTCAGATGTTAGTGTTGGAATATTTGTTGTATTTTGCATTTCCTCTAATTGAACAGGCTTGTACTGTTGTTGGTGGGATTCCAAATCAATCAGCCCAGATTGTGAACGCTCTGAATTTGTAGCATCTGACCCTGTTTGAATGTATGCTGGGTCCTCAATGCCTTCATACTGGTTTGCAAGTTCATAACTATGGGCTGGTTCATCATGCTGTTTATATCTGTAATCTGACTCTAGTGATTGATCATGACTGTGAACTATCTCCTCTGACTGTGTATATCTATTAACTGGCTCCTCAGACATTTCATATTTGTGAGTTGATTCCTCTGACTTTTGATATCCCTGAACAGGCTGCTCTGTCTGCTCATACCTGTCAGTTGATTCATCTAACTGTTCATATTTATGAACTGTATCTTCTAATTGTTCATATTTATGTTCTGACTCTTCTGAAGGCTCGTATTTATTATTAAGTGGATCCTTTAAGTGCCCATATTTCTGGACTGCTTCTTCTGCCTCTTCTGGCTCCCCAGATTGATGATTATTGTGGACTACTGTCTTAGGTTGTTGAAGAGCTAATTCTTCTGTTTGCTCATATCTGCCAGCTGGGTTGTCTGACTGTTTATGTTTATGAACAAAGTCTTGTGATAGGTCATCCCTGTGAACTGTCTCTTCTGACTTTTCACATTTATGAGATGGTTCTTCTAATAAATCATGTTTATGGATTGAATGTTCTACTTTTTGAGGTCTGTAACCTAATTCTTCTGTCTCTTCAGATTTGAGACCTGACCCTTGTGACTGTTTATATGTGCTAACTCGCTCTTGTGACTGTTTATCATATGTATATACTGGTTCCTTAGAGAATTCAACTGGCTCCTCCAACTGTTCATACATGACACTTGGCTTGTCTGGCATTTCAAACTTGTAGACTGACTTTTCCAAATGTTGATATATATATTCTGGCACTTCAGACTGTTCATATGTATGGACAGGCACTTCTGATTGCTTGTCATCTAGTTCCACCTTGTGACAATGATTGCACTCCTGCTCCTGTGATTGACTGTGGATGTACTGTAGCTTATTTGACTCATCATATCTGTGCTCTATCTTATCTAAGTGAACCTCACATTCCTTTAGTACTGGTGACTGAGCAGTGGTATACACAAGCCTGTCTGATTGTAAGTTTTCTGGCTTTGTGACTCTATCAGCTGGATCCTGAGATGTAGCTTCAGAATATCTGTACTGTGACTCATCATAGTTAGATTCTGGCCTACTAGATTCATAGTTTTCCGACTGACTCAGCTCTTCATGTGGCTTGCTTGACTGAGTTTCCCTTTCCATATAGCTGTGTAATGACTTATCTGATTCATCAACTGGATGAGAATAAACTTCCCCTGGAACCAGACTGTAATTTTCTAGTATTTGTGATCCCACATACAGGTTTGTTGATGCCTCATTGTCTGCATGTCTAGGCAGCTCTGGTGCAGAGGGTGTCTCAGATTCATGGGTGGATCTGGCATTGTTCCCAAAATTCGATCTAAAAATATAAAagttaaacaaatgaaaaatactTTAAGAACTGTGTCAATTGTATAGAAATCACGATTCTATAGAATGATAATATTGTAACATCACTTGATCTGTTTATATCACTAAATACTAGTACTTGCTACTTCAttccacacattaaaaaaaaaactcttttaaaTGCAGGT
Proteins encoded in this window:
- the TNKS1BP1 gene encoding 182 kDa tankyrase-1-binding protein isoform X1; the encoded protein is MVINSGSHSRSKSEVDHEGVNTNVIDLKQSLSRASEEVEKTVFGATSSGKFQKLEIPAKDDEVKESSSQLSGSPQTDLCFGTTKQSTQYEDNKQDSKTESFSYKSDQKTTENIDVASIQVNNASLRTKDYGEPQLISLVPTTMPKADILFTENTKNSQIIEKSPLSDTSSSTVYRYHKDIIKDIPELRTVMIEEQEADSGYLEAPLTEIMDTNQNTEQSSPGKLEQVEKHDISSVTQIIDKPVTETKMYTNIPHEDKESTVSMEHSILSTAEHYNLHEGKLQVASDNNNTPYSDQGDKKIVARTDMQSPICTVRPNDFFSDKSEKTSTHIHECNIEKEQDQLKNRIHEYDDTTQTGEYVPHQTSDGFEKQTEYPSEYRLSKVHPAAITAGNYHRSNFGNNARSTHESETPSAPELPRHADNEASTNLYVGSQILENYSLVPGEVYSHPVDESDKSLHSYMERETQSSKPHEELSQSENYESSRPESNYDESQYRYSEATSQDPADRVTKPENLQSDRLVYTTAQSPVLKECEVHLDKIEHRYDESNKLQYIHSQSQEQECNHCHKVELDDKQSEVPVHTYEQSEVPEYIYQHLEKSVYKFEMPDKPSVMYEQLEEPVEFSKEPVYTYDKQSQERVSTYKQSQGSGLKSEETEELGYRPQKVEHSIHKHDLLEEPSHKCEKSEETVHRDDLSQDFVHKHKQSDNPAGRYEQTEELALQQPKTVVHNNHQSGEPEEAEEAVQKYGHLKDPLNNKYEPSEESEHKYEQLEDTVHKYEQLDESTDRYEQTEQPVQGYQKSEESTHKYEMSEEPVNRYTQSEEIVHSHDQSLESDYRYKQHDEPAHSYELANQYEGIEDPAYIQTGSDATNSERSQSGLIDLESHQQQYKPVQLEEMQNTTNIPTLTSEVLVKSSEKDLRPSEYLEQQLRESYMEEPKYSDTSTDEMHASEKTGEQFHKYPLSEEQKRLGIHKEETQQWHAKSEEAQHVDGLSERSRQKLPTITTVESDGSMPEKTQDQDGQITYQILNGHAEHGELQTVNYASEAVKEINAEEPEETQAEEPPAENFDFLEGTIVLDTSFMRGKASLGKKRGHRTPAGTCASEEDPEYWMFRDSTEPKSFQKETQMKR
- the TNKS1BP1 gene encoding 182 kDa tankyrase-1-binding protein isoform X3 translates to MVINSGSHSRSKSEVDHEGVNTNVIDLKQSLSRASEEVEKTVFGATSSGKFQKLEIPAKDDEVKESSSQLSGSPQTDLCFGTTKQSTQYEDNKQDSKTESFSYKSDQKTTENIDVASIQVNNASLRTKDYGEPQLISLVPTTMPKADILFTENTKNSQIIEKSPLSDTSSSTVYRYHKDIIKDIPELRTVMIEEQEADSGYLEAPLTEIMDTNQNTEQSSPDKSEKTSTHIHECNIEKEQDQLKNRIHEYDDTTQTGEYVPHQTSDGFEKQTEYPSEYRLSKVHPAAITAGNYHRSNFGNNARSTHESETPSAPELPRHADNEASTNLYVGSQILENYSLVPGEVYSHPVDESDKSLHSYMERETQSSKPHEELSQSENYESSRPESNYDESQYRYSEATSQDPADRVTKPENLQSDRLVYTTAQSPVLKECEVHLDKIEHRYDESNKLQYIHSQSQEQECNHCHKVELDDKQSEVPVHTYEQSEVPEYIYQHLEKSVYKFEMPDKPSVMYEQLEEPVEFSKEPVYTYDKQSQERVSTYKQSQGSGLKSEETEELGYRPQKVEHSIHKHDLLEEPSHKCEKSEETVHRDDLSQDFVHKHKQSDNPAGRYEQTEELALQQPKTVVHNNHQSGEPEEAEEAVQKYGHLKDPLNNKYEPSEESEHKYEQLEDTVHKYEQLDESTDRYEQTEQPVQGYQKSEESTHKYEMSEEPVNRYTQSEEIVHSHDQSLESDYRYKQHDEPAHSYELANQYEGIEDPAYIQTGSDATNSERSQSGLIDLESHQQQYKPVQLEEMQNTTNIPTLTSEVLVKSSEKDLRPSEYLEQQLRESYMEEPKYSDTSTDEMHASEKTGEQFHKYPLSEEQKRLGIHKEETQQWHAKSEEAQHVDGLSERSRQKLPTITTVESDGSMPEKTQDQDGQITYQILNGHAEHGELQTVNYASEAVKEINAEEPEETQAEEPPAENFDFLEGTIVLDTSFMRGKASLGKKRGHRTPAGTCASEEDPEYWMFRDSTEPKSFQKETQMKR
- the TNKS1BP1 gene encoding 182 kDa tankyrase-1-binding protein isoform X2, whose product is MVINSGSHSRSKSEVDHEGVNTNVIDLKQSLSRASEEVEKTVFGATSSGKFQKLEIPAKDDEVKESSSQLSGSPQTDLCFGTTKQSTQYEDNKQDSKTESFSYKSDQKTTENIDVASIQVNNASLRTKDYGEPQLISLVPTTMPKADILFTENTKNSQIIEKSPLSDTSSSTVYRYHKDIIKDIPELRTVMIEEQEADSGYLEAPLTEIMDTNQNTEQSSPGKLEQVEKHDISSVTQIIDKPVTETKMYTNIPHEDKESTVSMEHSILSTAEHYNLHEGKLQVASDNNNTPYSDQGDKKIVARTDMQSPICTVRPNDFFSDKSEKTSTHIHECNIEKEQDQLKNRIHEYDDTTQTGEYVPHQTSDGFEKQTEYPSEYRSNFGNNARSTHESETPSAPELPRHADNEASTNLYVGSQILENYSLVPGEVYSHPVDESDKSLHSYMERETQSSKPHEELSQSENYESSRPESNYDESQYRYSEATSQDPADRVTKPENLQSDRLVYTTAQSPVLKECEVHLDKIEHRYDESNKLQYIHSQSQEQECNHCHKVELDDKQSEVPVHTYEQSEVPEYIYQHLEKSVYKFEMPDKPSVMYEQLEEPVEFSKEPVYTYDKQSQERVSTYKQSQGSGLKSEETEELGYRPQKVEHSIHKHDLLEEPSHKCEKSEETVHRDDLSQDFVHKHKQSDNPAGRYEQTEELALQQPKTVVHNNHQSGEPEEAEEAVQKYGHLKDPLNNKYEPSEESEHKYEQLEDTVHKYEQLDESTDRYEQTEQPVQGYQKSEESTHKYEMSEEPVNRYTQSEEIVHSHDQSLESDYRYKQHDEPAHSYELANQYEGIEDPAYIQTGSDATNSERSQSGLIDLESHQQQYKPVQLEEMQNTTNIPTLTSEVLVKSSEKDLRPSEYLEQQLRESYMEEPKYSDTSTDEMHASEKTGEQFHKYPLSEEQKRLGIHKEETQQWHAKSEEAQHVDGLSERSRQKLPTITTVESDGSMPEKTQDQDGQITYQILNGHAEHGELQTVNYASEAVKEINAEEPEETQAEEPPAENFDFLEGTIVLDTSFMRGKASLGKKRGHRTPAGTCASEEDPEYWMFRDSTEPKSFQKETQMKR
- the TNKS1BP1 gene encoding 182 kDa tankyrase-1-binding protein isoform X5, producing MDTNQNTEQSSPDKSEKTSTHIHECNIEKEQDQLKNRIHEYDDTTQTGEYVPHQTSDGFEKQTEYPSEYRLSKVHPAAITAGNYHRSNFGNNARSTHESETPSAPELPRHADNEASTNLYVGSQILENYSLVPGEVYSHPVDESDKSLHSYMERETQSSKPHEELSQSENYESSRPESNYDESQYRYSEATSQDPADRVTKPENLQSDRLVYTTAQSPVLKECEVHLDKIEHRYDESNKLQYIHSQSQEQECNHCHKVELDDKQSEVPVHTYEQSEVPEYIYQHLEKSVYKFEMPDKPSVMYEQLEEPVEFSKEPVYTYDKQSQERVSTYKQSQGSGLKSEETEELGYRPQKVEHSIHKHDLLEEPSHKCEKSEETVHRDDLSQDFVHKHKQSDNPAGRYEQTEELALQQPKTVVHNNHQSGEPEEAEEAVQKYGHLKDPLNNKYEPSEESEHKYEQLEDTVHKYEQLDESTDRYEQTEQPVQGYQKSEESTHKYEMSEEPVNRYTQSEEIVHSHDQSLESDYRYKQHDEPAHSYELANQYEGIEDPAYIQTGSDATNSERSQSGLIDLESHQQQYKPVQLEEMQNTTNIPTLTSEVLVKSSEKDLRPSEYLEQQLRESYMEEPKYSDTSTDEMHASEKTGEQFHKYPLSEEQKRLGIHKEETQQWHAKSEEAQHVDGLSERSRQKLPTITTVESDGSMPEKTQDQDGQITYQILNGHAEHGELQTVNYASEAVKEINAEEPEETQAEEPPAENFDFLEGTIVLDTSFMRGKASLGKKRGHRTPAGTCASEEDPEYWMFRDSTEPKSFQKETQMKR
- the TNKS1BP1 gene encoding 182 kDa tankyrase-1-binding protein isoform X4, which translates into the protein MDTNQNTEQSSPGKLEQVEKHDISSVTQIIDKPVTETKMYTNIPHEDKESTVSMEHSILSTAEHYNLHEGKLQVASDNNNTPYSDQGDKKIVARTDMQSPICTVRPNDFFSDKSEKTSTHIHECNIEKEQDQLKNRIHEYDDTTQTGEYVPHQTSDGFEKQTEYPSEYRLSKVHPAAITAGNYHRSNFGNNARSTHESETPSAPELPRHADNEASTNLYVGSQILENYSLVPGEVYSHPVDESDKSLHSYMERETQSSKPHEELSQSENYESSRPESNYDESQYRYSEATSQDPADRVTKPENLQSDRLVYTTAQSPVLKECEVHLDKIEHRYDESNKLQYIHSQSQEQECNHCHKVELDDKQSEVPVHTYEQSEVPEYIYQHLEKSVYKFEMPDKPSVMYEQLEEPVEFSKEPVYTYDKQSQERVSTYKQSQGSGLKSEETEELGYRPQKVEHSIHKHDLLEEPSHKCEKSEETVHRDDLSQDFVHKHKQSDNPAGRYEQTEELALQQPKTVVHNNHQSGEPEEAEEAVQKYGHLKDPLNNKYEPSEESEHKYEQLEDTVHKYEQLDESTDRYEQTEQPVQGYQKSEESTHKYEMSEEPVNRYTQSEEIVHSHDQSLESDYRYKQHDEPAHSYELANQYEGIEDPAYIQTGSDATNSERSQSGLIDLESHQQQYKPVQLEEMQNTTNIPTLTSEVLVKSSEKDLRPSEYLEQQLRESYMEEPKYSDTSTDEMHASEKTGEQFHKYPLSEEQKRLGIHKEETQQWHAKSEEAQHVDGLSERSRQKLPTITTVESDGSMPEKTQDQDGQITYQILNGHAEHGELQTVNYASEAVKEINAEEPEETQAEEPPAENFDFLEGTIVLDTSFMRGKASLGKKRGHRTPAGTCASEEDPEYWMFRDSTEPKSFQKETQMKR